In Amphiprion ocellaris isolate individual 3 ecotype Okinawa chromosome 5, ASM2253959v1, whole genome shotgun sequence, the genomic stretch CACAGTGTCTAATGAGTGTTATTTCTTGATCCTTTCAGGTTCAGGAGCTGCATGCGTGTAACTGTGATGTCATTGTCCTGGTTTACAACCACAGCAGCAGATGTCTTTCCACAACTGGGACACTGAAGGGACTGGACTTTCTAAGTTCTCAGAATCCAGGCATTGATTTGCAGTTTGCAGCAGCCGTATCAGTCTCTTCGTGTGACTACGCTTTGACCTGAATCACATGATGACCTGGGTGACAACTCAGCTCTGAACTCGATGAAGTATCCATGTGACCTCTGAACTCTTCAGAACATCAGACTGCTGTCCTGAACTTCTGGCATGTTTCTGCTTTCTGAAACCTAATGTGAAATGTGCAACACCAGGACATTGTTTTAAtctactgtaaaagaaaaaaaaaacacaaatcatctTATTCTGTATGTAAAGATGCACTTTGATGATGTAGCCACAGAGCGGTGAAGCTTTATGATGCAGTTAACTAACGGTGGACGCAAAGAAGGTAAAGTACTAATATATTTTGCAGAACAGCTGGCTCCTAAAAGGATTTTCATCTGCATTTTAATGTCCAACTTGCTTTTTTTAGAGCATTTCAGAGTATTGTGATATTATTTTAGCAGTCTATATTTTAggctgaaaataaacattaacatgatttcttatcttatctcacTTACTGATTACCTGTGAACATGTGTCCAGTTGAATATTCACCCCATGTTTTAAATTGAATTGGATTTCTGTCAAAGCTTGTGGCAACTTGTTTTAAATATGTCCTCCAGTGAAAATCTATATTTCCCCCTAGTAAACATGTCCATTTGGTGTTTGTTATGTGCAAGAAGACACATTATGAGCTAAATAAAAGGTGGAGGGTTTTCAGTGGTTAAATTAAtaaccagagagggactttaaaatgtgtttgctaTAGGTTTATTGATTTAGCAAGCTGTGCTTCTATTTAACTTGTGAGAAATTGTAAGCTTGTAAAGCTAATTACCAGTGAATATATAATGTTATTGGTCTGGTTCtaccaaaaatgttttcatcacaGTAATCACAATTACTGTTAAGCAGTGTCTATCTTTTTCGCCTTCTCATTTCAACCATTCATACAGCAGACTTTGTTTTCAGTCCTGCCACATTGATAACCAGTTGATAGACAGTATTTAATAGATGGGTGTCAGAGGTACCTTGCATTTTCTGACCTTTCGGTTTTGTTATTCCCAAGGGGAAATTTGAGGACAACAAAACCGGTCAGCAAACAAAAAGAACCACAGTGGTATTTAAATAACACACtctaaaactgcacaaaagacaaaaaatatgataaaataaaatgaagcataaTAGAGTAAAACTATAGCAaatttaaatcttaaaaaaaatcataaaactgGATACATGCTAGAAAAGACCGTAGAAGCATAATATTAATATGCACCATGCAAAAAAATTACTGTGCTCAAAAGTTAACGTGCTAGTAAAGTCAGTTATTTATTGATATGGGAATTCTACAAATTTGATCTAATAGTAAATGTTCTTATCTCCTAAAAATGCAACCTATTTAAACAGTGATTTTAGTTGTGTTTACTCTTCATGTCTGAAGAAGATTTGATGTGCACATTTCATGTCGGTACTGAGCATGCGCTGCCCTCTTCTATTTTGGAGGATTTCCTTTGTCGTCATTACCGTACTTCGCATCAGCCAATGAATAGCGAGAACGGAGCATTCTTTCAGCCAATTGGAGCCCGTGGTGAGTTTAAAGGTTGTGAACGGAGGGACGTTTGAAATCTAACAGGCAGCGTTTAGGAAAAGACTTAGCCGCTTGTAGTTAAAGTCAGAACTCCTACCTTTCTGTAACttgaatttacacattttttaaggtttataGACCCGTTTACAACACCAACAGGACTTGTGTGGCTAGAGCGTGGTGGAAATAGAAGCCTCATCGTAACGTTGCCGTGGATATTCCTTACGTATGTAGCTGGCCACAAATATCAGCGTCAATTGGCCGACGTAGCTGCTAGCTAGCTGGGGTAACGTTGGCTGCTTGAGAGCAGCTCTCGACCTGTTCAAACTGTGATAAATTATCCAGCAGTGGTTGTTTTCGGTCATTGTGCAATAACATATTTAGGTAAGTCATGTTTTCTTATTAAGACCAACTAAAAGAGTATTGTGTGTGATGTGTTGAGTTGGTTTCCAAGCTAATATTAGCGGTTGTCTATAAACGTTAGTTAGCCACGAGAGGACGATGGCTAACATTTGACCCCCTAATGCGACTGTATACTTTTTAGTTCGTATAAATTTTTGGATACTTGTCTTTTACATAATACAAGAATGCATCAGTGATGTGCAACCGTTTTTCCAATACTTTGTTGTAAAAGCGATAATGCTACCAACTCAACTGTTTTAATAGTGTGGTAATTTAGCCAGAGCAAATCTAATCGACTAAAATATTTCAATGAATATGGAATTTTACGTATTTATACAGGCCTATTTTTCGATTAAGTGTGATTTGTTTCATTAAAACCCTCCTTGCTTTTTCTCAGGGTATGGCCTCTTCTGTCAAGGTACCAAAGGGGACGAAACTTCAAGCCTTCAGGCCTGAAGTGAAGGTAATATACAGTGTTCCCATAACGTTGAATGTGAGATCACTTGTCAGCTGTGGGCTAGCTTTTCTGAGCTTTTATTTTTGGACACTGTTGTTTAGCTTTGAGCTTCTGTTTATTTCTAGAGCACATCACTATGGGCGTTTTACAGGTTAGAGAGATAATCAGACACATAAGTTAAGAGTTAACATGTATACATACACAGAGGTAAAGTTGCCCACATACAGCtaagaataataaataataaaatcaatacaGCTTTAGTGTTTACCCAGCTTGtgaaaaaatgatcagaaagacCCCTAAAAGTCAGTTTATTAAGTGTTTtcgcattttttttaaactgcagtcaAATGGCGATGGGCCGAAACGGGTTCCTGTGTCACAACAGTCACAGACGGTTCAGAGGTCTGTGGTCACACCAACTCAGCATCAGCGGGTCCTAGGCATGTCAAATGGACCTCAACGCATTCAGCGGCCTGTGAGCCATCAGAAACCAGTATCTCATGTCCCTTTTGCTGTCAAGTCCACGCATACTGCTGATCAGAACGTGAACCCTGCTACTCAGAATCCGGCACCACAGCCCAAATCTGTTTCCCAGCAACACCAGCCAAAAACGCATGTGCCCAAGGTGAAACCAGAGTCGACCACATCAACATCAGAATCAGCAAAGCTGGAGAAGCCACAAAGTAAATATAAGATTATACTAGGCAAACAGGTTCATAGTGTTCATCTGTAGATGCTATAACatgtctctgtttttctttttgtcagacAAACCAGCGAAGAATGATAATGCACGTGTATCTTCATCAAAGTATGTCAATTGGGATTTCCTATACTATTCATATGACATTCCCTGAGATGAATGATTTATGTTGCAATTGTTTGTAACTATGTGCTACTGTGCTTGTGCAGACAGAAATGGAGTCTGGAAAATTTTGACATTGGGCGTCCCTTAGGAAAGGGGAAGTTTGGTAATGTCTACCTGGCCAGAGAGCGACAATCTAAGTTCATCTTGGCCCTGAAGGTGCTTTTCAAGAAGCAGCTGGAGAAGGCTGGGGTGGAGCACCAGCTGAGGAGAGAAGTGGAGATCCAGTCTCACCTCAGGTAAAATGTTGTTCAGAATATATTCAGTTATAAAGATTTATGTGAGTCAGACTTGATTAATGTTCGCTAGTACAAAACTGGATGTCAGCAGGATAAGGTTTTGCTGCTGCTTATTTATAGTATTGCACTCATTGTACTATTACACTTATCCATCTGATTTATATCAGTTGATGGTATTCTAACTAACTGAGGCACCCCCAATTTGATGTAATAGAGATTAACAGAACCACATGCTGCATACCTACACTCACtgaccactttattaggtagGAGTGTTGCAAAGCAGCAAGACCAAGACAGCAtactttacagtgttttttattaaCTGGCAGTGGCtacatcttttttgttgttgttttttttatatttattattttgtatgttAATATCTGTTTTGCCCATGCcactttctgaaaatgtgatttCTGATACATCAAGATTTTACTGTAGTATAAAAGTTCATGCTGGagtgattgcatttttttgagtcttagatgtttttttttttttaaatggagatAGTCATTTAGTTCAGCCAGTATTTGCTGTTTCTAATTAAAAGTTGGGTATGTCAAGAAGATTTCTGAGAATAGTCCTCTGTGTTGGCGTTCGACAGGCATCCTAATATCCTGCGCCTCTATGGGTACTTCCATGATGCATCTCGTGTGTATCTCATCCTTGAGTTTGCACCCAAAGGAGAGCTGTACAGCGAGCTGCAACGCAATGGACATTTTCCAGAGAGCCAAAGTGCCACAGTAAGTGCACCAGTTTAAGACCTTTTTACAAAAATCACCATTCTAATTAATTACCAATTGACATCCACAATTTCAATGTATGCATGTGCTTATATTGAGCAAACTATTACTAAAATTAATGTAAGTGTATAAACCAGCAGACAAATGTTCAGTAGTTTTCCTTCAAAGACTTGATCGTTGCAAAACTTTGAGGATATTGACATAAGTATGGTGTGTTGTATTGACAGTGATTTATGCTTTTTGTGCTGTACTAGTACATCATGGAGCTGGCAGATGCCCTCATTTATTGCCACACCAAGAACGTGATCCACAGAGACATCAAGCCCGAGAACCTGTTACTGGGGGCTAATGGTGAGCTAAAGATTGCGGATTTTGGCTGGTCAGTTCACACCCCTTCCTCCAGGTAAGTGCATATACCTGTAAAGCACCTTtgtaatcttgttttttttgttgttgtttgttccCTTGTAATGAAGTGTTGTATTTGGGGAATCTTTATGTAAAATTGTTCTCACATTGAGAGAAGAATGTTTCGGGTTGCATCTGCAATTTACTTGTTGGTTGCAAATTCTGCTCAAGCTTTGCAGTACTCAAAATTTTGTGTGAGTAGGTACATATTATTAtggtagttgtttttttcccccctggtTTTATGACACAATGCCTTATTTTGTCCTCTTCTTTTCTCATTTAGGAGATCCACTCTGTGTGGAACTCTTGACTACTTGCCTCCAGAGATGATTGAGGGGAAAACTCACGATGAAAAAGTGGACCTGTGGAGTCTTGGTGTCCTTTGCTTTGAGTTTCTGGTTGGAAAACCCCCCTTTGAAGCAAAAACTCACGAGGAGACCTACCGCAGGATTTCAAGGGTATGACCCCACGACAACAAGCATTTAACATAGAGCTGCTTGCTCTTTTCATACAACTAGAGTTTCTATGCCTGCAGTACTCCCTTGTTCCAGTATCCATACTACCATGCTACATACCTTGTCACAAAAAGATTTTGTATGTCCCATACAAAGCATGTCAAATGTAATACGcataaactatttttttcttgtatgtaaGCCAGTCTGATTTGGCAATTTGTAAGCCAATATAGTTTTCTGACCATTCTGACCCATAATTGTCTGCTCCGCTATATCACTGTCTCTCACGCAGGTATAAACAAGCTTGATTTGTTGAAAGTGCACAGGCACATGAGAGCTCATTTTGTCCTACAAACCGCAACAGATGTGAGGAAAGGTGCAATTTTATGACAAAGCAGTTTGTCCCCGTTGTACACATGAATCGGTACACATTTTGGAATGAGAAGCTGTAGCACTTGAACGCAGCCtaaatctttgtgttttctgtctttatcatcCAGGTGGAGTACAGTTACCCTGCACAGTCCAATATCAGTGCTGGAGCTAAAGACTTGGTTGCCAGGCTGCTGAAGCACAATCCCATGCACAGACTGCCCATCCAGGGGGTCATTTCCCACCCCTGGGTGGTCGAAAACTCCACCAAGAAGCCCACAACCTTGAGCAACGAAGAGCTCAGCCAGGGACTGCTCTCCACTTAGCATCTGAGGGCTGTACATGAGAGGGTGGAGTATTGCCGAGTGCAGGCTGTACAAAGGTATGCAACATGAACACCGGTGTGCAGCTGAGTCTGCCTCTACTAATCTGACTACAAAATCACTTCACgtggatgttttctgtctgcagacATCTTGAGCCACTTGgttatatttgttttcttttaccttCTTCTCTTTTGAGTTCCTCTCTTACAAATGGCATAGTCCAGCCTGTAAATATTTCACCGTTTTTGcataattatgaatattttattgagcTTTTCTAAAATGCTATtacttgaaataaaaatgatcgTTCATCGAATACGTCACTTTGAAAATAACCTAAATGTCTtcatcagtttttgttgtttgttgtgtttgcatttcaAACGCTGGGAGTGGTCTGTAGCATTTGGTAAAACGGACTTTGCACTAATGCTGGTAGAGTGAGATGCTTCCATCACTTTACTGTTTTATCAGGAGCCTCTAGTGGTGAGATGTCAGCAGAGGGCGCTAGAAAACCTCTGGAACTGGGATTATGCTACACCTTTAGTGAATTGGAAATGATTTTCTGCtagcaaaataaaattttagACTGTAAAGAAAGTAATACTTTTCGGTGGGCTGTTTGTCTTAAACTTCTTGTATTTTGAATGTAACGAGTTGCCCCACAAATAAGAGTATTTAAATTGGAAAATGTTACTTTTATATGTTCAGGTTGAGGTTGTTTAAAAGCTGCTGTATGGTTTAAAGTTGTACCCTGGGATAAAGTAAGAACACCTGTGGGAGTTAATCAGAGTGAGATTATCCAGTCTagtattaatgtttttttaagcagGTGCGGGGATTAAATGTCTGTTTCTGCAGTTAAAACTGTATTTAGAGGAGAGTAAATAATATGCATTGGGTTTTTAAAGTGGAGAAATGTGGGTTAAACAGTGATAGTCATAAAAGCTGTGGACTTTCAATGAACACACATTGACTATAACAATAAATCTTTGAAATACACCTACAAACATCAACTATTCAAGCGTATGTTGGAGGGAAATTGTCTGAAGGAAATAAACAGAACGAGCATTATGTTGTGAAAATAATTAAGATCATCTCATTAGGTACAAATGTCCTGCCAGTAGGCCTAAATGTTTTATACAATTAACTGTCTTAGCCACTAGGTGCCTCCCCAGGCACAATGATATGGAGAAAAACTCTTTTGGGAGGAAAAGAATCCTGTCAGGACTCGTTTTTATACCAAAATTCGTTGCTTtaggtaaaaaaaatagatgcatAAAATGCCTTGATTTATGTCCATAAAATTCTCACTGTGAGAGGTTGACATAACATACTGACGCTTTTAGGAAAATAGAGTTATTTCAGTCCAGATGAGCTTTATTTTGCGTGTTACCCAAGTTTTGCAGTGAATTTTATGCAGCAGTTCAAGTGCTGTTCTCGCATTACTGTTTGCAGTTTTACTGCATCAGAACTGGCCCTTAAGTCTGAGAAGTGTTTAGGTGGACTGCGCTTTAAGGTACCTCCGTGTATTCATTTTGCACCTGCTAGCGCCCTATTTCAGCTTCAGATGATGCCACTCGGAAATAAATAGTTTGTCCAGATGTTGCCCGAGCAGGAGGAAATCAACAGAGTGGATGAACAGGTCGGCCATAAGGCCTGatgcagcctgcagcagaaaatctgttgaaacgcttttttccccctttttttttgacGTGAGCATGCAGGAATGTGAGGCCCAGCGGAAAAACACGCATGCTCCGAGTTTCTCTCCAGCAGGCCTGGAATGAATACAGCACAATTTGTAATCGGATTTTCAGCAGACAGTATGAAcccccatccctccctcctcacACCCCAGACACATATTCTCACATTATTCCTTTTCCAAGCCTTGGGCCTGTGCAGCCTTTCACTGTCAGTTCACCTCAGTTTCcatagatagataaataaatatgactGCGATTAtccatcattttttgtcttttattatagagagaaaaaaaatacatgttctGACCGTTTTTCGTTTTACATAAAAccacacacatttttacaatataatttcacttatttctttattctttaaTATTAATTTCACGATATATGAGAACGACTTTGAGATATACATTCCATCTTTTTGAAACCACAATAACACACTACACATACGGTTTTATAACATTTCCACAGGACCCATTGGATTGCACAGaatgaaaaatgtctgtatGCACATTTTCCTCTCTAAtgatctctttttttaaagaagattttCAGACACCGAATTTT encodes the following:
- the aurka gene encoding aurora kinase A; translation: MASSVKVPKGTKLQAFRPEVKSNGDGPKRVPVSQQSQTVQRSVVTPTQHQRVLGMSNGPQRIQRPVSHQKPVSHVPFAVKSTHTADQNVNPATQNPAPQPKSVSQQHQPKTHVPKVKPESTTSTSESAKLEKPQNKPAKNDNARVSSSKQKWSLENFDIGRPLGKGKFGNVYLARERQSKFILALKVLFKKQLEKAGVEHQLRREVEIQSHLRHPNILRLYGYFHDASRVYLILEFAPKGELYSELQRNGHFPESQSATYIMELADALIYCHTKNVIHRDIKPENLLLGANGELKIADFGWSVHTPSSRRSTLCGTLDYLPPEMIEGKTHDEKVDLWSLGVLCFEFLVGKPPFEAKTHEETYRRISRVEYSYPAQSNISAGAKDLVARLLKHNPMHRLPIQGVISHPWVVENSTKKPTTLSNEELSQGLLST